A genomic region of Antennarius striatus isolate MH-2024 chromosome 16, ASM4005453v1, whole genome shotgun sequence contains the following coding sequences:
- the atad5a gene encoding ATPase family AAA domain-containing protein 5 isoform X1, which produces MMAGVVAMASVIEDFDTQPCKKSRKDGGSPVVKTITNYFSPLPKPPEKPVSPTRSNNIMDYFIRKAPSFKGNTSSPEQLKDQYQGFQLDNKGIIPDGSAKQYSQKRRRKTSKTAQKVVEAETVTATDEDSCFIVEGTSDDRDSAAEAVGSCSTLGSDTAALLVQLCPEACVTEGIVVSNASNTVSKKDEYNENGENDVKLKPGLIGIELSPILPSKGKQKQGRTVVKNSRKKQQLKTKLSGPDEDETAKALCDVSMEVNVDETSRLNNSTVTISFEDFVRSQSQDMDEENGEDESKITSDVEEVDSDQSTTPKAKQHIGSEEAPLQVSPRTVTIQAEVHTAAPKKDVKVVENVASIFNRRKTVGSPAEVESSVETGQQQPPSSFTAKRKSNVVLQEEDLELAVLDSESTVKCSGAEKKQFMAAFKQASLSGSKTKISKSQGNQKEPEGKDLDDDKIPVENALIPSSTEQTSDASTDHQIAKKKPIRKSRKATKAQKEEVLTPPAAALVEEKVLMIVVVDDEKEEPPITSTPSIPTLRSTRGAAVKPAAEATPAASVRKTRKHRESKDAAIASKNDSPAEMSSTKLRRSKHGVFIAEMVNPPDMKESPIRIKFTRVHKNFRVSNDESESVTNSLTTAVTNNSKKRKQAKKLVEKARMIQKSKKAAVEVKGSLRCSSRAKASARKSYCEDEDSIVCLEDIQPATGAASAKGKSQKSLRSLNDVLGKSSPVGKDARPVSGSKVTLQDKAAWKASKVISVFDDSSREGSENSQDNEQFRARREFLKSGLPESFRKQITKTAATKEAYSLSCSSFQPVVHVKQPPKDCPLWSLLWPKSSLLSHLKEFRCRTFDSPFLCGSFHMKTELTPRTIHKQDCSWRPEISESVRQRLTDEVSTSNPAFPAQMFATRLLNRQADHQHQCTATEPEALTSLAAEPMGGKRKRMSDEGEMSVKLAKKQRAVSSEENIRTVEPEPTRRGGRTRRGRISCLEEEGGNKTKSSVKAAPIPPEDDCVVLLKEDAGRNVCSTDMVKGDMLWTDKYQPQHSSDIIGNAASVRKLHSWLKEWKLRADRDERKKQKYKKQEEESNDSDWDCGEEDFQDGEDMLRNTLLITGPTGVGKTAAVYACAQELGFTVFEVNASSQRSGRLILSQLKEATQSHQVDSQGVNTHKPSYFNSYGTNSSSAGSLRPTSSPRKVKSPRRVVSFPRKHPQSPRGTKRGGLTPTSLANFFKISQPSNKDTVSTKKNEQTAASKNARKAGEVGSKNKQPAVKAPAATGPRGNEEQNKKTATSLILFEEVDVIFDDDSGFLAAIKTFMTTTKRPVILTTSDPAFSTMFDGNFEEIHFKAPAVADAGCFLRLLCLAEDLRTDQQDINSLLRLTRCDMRQSLLQLQFWACSGGGRDTTKNTESEEVASSSDATPALPPCDTRCTESMLGLLNIEPDRDVWELLKSRRPVEDHLCWELLANSRWRGMDLLYSNLEMLLSLPLSQLTSSTHRLLQGVSVSQDQLPVHPKEMPSHTSSLRAETDCSDDGSPVKMSSRMRKTKGQHSASDQYALQSDSDSEDSFLSLCKPRGVPQTKEEAKESLPPKTVKRRPLTPEEHQKRLPISQCLESIAEFLDDMSYVDSSLLACGQKGISLVVKDGMTDETCVEIDRQSFMREEHTLEMQAAVEALSFCKCRVSVVNAWDKSQQLDVELGKEAAAELTLPVAAHRVGCSFTQDGTCHPQLVEQRREVMERLMLRGVFGTLGNKPAAAVDYMPALRTICRSEQLKEQGKLKRRFLHYLDAIHLGLEKSTLQHLAEDFP; this is translated from the exons ATGATGGCTGGTGTTGTTGCTATGGCATCGGTCATTGAGGACTTTGACACTCAG CCTTGCAAGAAATCTCGCAAAGATGGTGGCAGTCCTGTTGTCAAGACAATCACAAACTATTTCTCCCCTTTGCCCAAACCTCCGGAGAAACCTGTTTCTCCAACTCGTTCCAACAATATAATGGATTACTTTATCCGCAAGGCTCCATCCTTTAAAGGAAATACAAGTTCACCAGAACAGTTGAAAGATCAATATCAGGGATTTCAACTTGACAACAAAGGCATCATCCCAGATGGATCAGCAAAACAGTACTCTCAGAAACGGAGGAGAAAAACCAGCAAAACTGCCCAGAAAGTCGTGGAAGCTGAAACTGTTACAGCCACAGATGAAGATAGCTGCTTCATTGTAGAAGGAACTAGTGATGACAGAGACTCAGCAGCAGAAGCTGTAGGGAGCTGCAGTACTCTTGGCAGCGATACGGCAGCTCTGCTAGTCCAGCTTTGTCCCGAGGCTTGTGTCACTGAGGGGATAGTAGTTAGTAATGCCTCTAATACTGTCAGTAAAAAAGATGAGTATAACGAAAATGGTGAGAATGATGTCAAACTTAAACCGGGGCTGATCGGTATAGAATTATCTCCAATTTTACCTTCaaaaggcaaacaaaaacagggcaGAACTGTTGTAAAAAACTCCAGAAAAAAGCAGCAGCTAAAGACAAAATTGTCAGGACCAGATGAGGATGAAACTGCAAAGGCCTTGTGTGATGTTAGTATGGAGGTCAATGTGGATGAGACATCTCGGTTAAACAACAGTACAGTAACAATCTCATTTGAAGACTTTGTGCGGAGCCAAAGTCAGGACATGGATGAAGAAAACGGAGAAGATGAGAGTAAAATTACATCAGATGTAGAAGAAGTGGACTCTGACCAGTCGACCACACCTAAAGCTAAACAACACATAGGTTCTGAGGAGGCACCTCTACAAGTCTCACCCCGAACTGTTACCATCCAGGCTGAAGTGCATACAGCAGCCCCCAAAAAGGATGTAAAAGTAGTTGAAAATGTAGCTTCTATATTCAACAGGAGAAAAACGGTGGGGAGTCCTGCAGAGGTAGAATCATCTGTGGAGACTGGACAACAACAACCTCCTTCTTCTTTTACTGCCAAACGGAAATCTAATGTGGTTCTGCAGGAGGAAGATTTGGAGCTGGCTGTGCTTGACAGCGAATCCACGGTGAAGTGCAGTGGGGCAGAGAAGAAGCAGTTCATGGCTGCCTTTAAGCAGGCCAGTCTGAGTGGTTCAAAAACCAAGATCAGTAAGAGCCAAGGCAATCAGAAGGAACCTGAAGGGAAGGATTTGGATGATGACAAAATTCCTGTAGAGAATGCTTTAATTCCATCTTCCACTGAACAAACCTCTGACGCCTCAACAGATCATCAAATAGCTAAAAAGAAACCAATAAGAAAAAGTAGAAAGGCAACTAAAGCACAAAAAGAGGAAGTCCTTACCccgcctgctgctgctcttgTGGAAGAGAAAGTTTTGATGATTGTTGTGGTGGATGATGAAAAGGAGGAGCCTCCCATCACTTCAACTCCCTCAATTCCAACTTTGAGGTCCACAAGAGGGGCTGCAGTCAAGCCAGCAGCAGAGGCCACACCAGCAGCTTCCGTTAGAAAAACCAGGAAACACAGAGAGTCGAAGGATGCGGCCATCGCTTCAAAGAACGACAGCCCAGCAGAGATGTCCTCCACAAAGCTTCGCAGGTCCAAACATGGAGTCTTCATAGCGGAGATGGTGAACCCACCTGACATGAAAGAAAGTCCAATCAG GATTAAATTTACTAGAGTCCATAAAAATTTTCGTGTCAGCAATGATGAAAGTGAAAGTGTCACAAACTCTTTGACTACTGCG GTGACAAATAACtccaaaaaaaggaaacaggcAAAGAAATTAGTCGAGAAAGCGAGAATGATTCAGAAGAGTAAAAAAGCTGCTGTGGAGGTGAAGGGCAGCTTAAGATGCTCCTCGCGAGCCAAGGCCTCTGCCAGGAAGAGCTACTGTGAGGATGAG GATTCGATAGTCTGCCTTGAGGACATCCAGCCTGCAACTGGCGCAGCTTCAGCCAAGGGTAAATCCCAGAAGTCTTTGCGCAGTCTAAATGATGTTCTGGGAAAATCCTCGCCTGTTGGTAAAGACGCCAGACCTGTCTCAG GCTCCAAAGTGACTTTGCAAGACAAAGCTGCATGGAAGGCATCAAAGGTGATCTCTGTCTTTGATGACAGCAGCCGCGAGGGCTCTGAAAACTCTCAGGACAATGAGCAGTTCAGGGCGCGCAGAGAGTTCCTGAAGAGCGGTTTGCCCGAGTCCTTCAGGAAACAGATCACAAAAACTGCTGCCACCAAAGAAGCATACTCCCTCTCCTGTTCCTCCTTCCAACCAGTTGTACACGTGAAGCAACCACCAAAAG ATTGCCCTCTTTGGAGTTTATTGTGGCCCAAGTCTTCACTGCTGAGTCACCTGAAAGAGTTTCGGTGCCGAACATTTGACTCGCCCTTTTTATGTGGCTCCTTTCACATGAAGACAGAATTGACCCCAAGAACTATTCATAAACAG GATTGCAGCTGGAGACCTGAAATATCTGAAAGTGTCCGTCAGCGCTTGACGGATGAGGTCAGCACCTCCAACCCAGCGTTTCCTGCTCAGATGTTTGCCACTCGCTTGCTAAATAGACAAGCTGATCACCAACATCAGTGCACAGCCACAG AACCTGAGGCTCTCACCTCCCTGGCAGCCGAGCCAAtgggagggaagaggaagaggatgtctGATGAAGGTGAAATGTCAGTGAAGTTGGCCAAGAAGCAACGAGCCGTCTCGTCAGAGGAAAACATTAGAACGGTTGAACCCGAGCCAACAAGAAGAGGAGGCCGGACGAGACGAGGGCGGATATCCTGtttggaggaagaggggggTAACAAAACCAAATCTTCAGTCAAAGCTGCTCCCATCCCACCTGAAGATGACTGTGTCGTCCTTTTGAAAGAGGATGCTGGAAGAAATG TTTGTTCTACAGATATGGTGAAGGGGGATATGTTATGGACAGACAAATATCAACCTCAGCACTCCAGTGACATAATTGGCAATGCTGCCTCAGTGAGGAAGTTGCACAG CTGGTTGAAGGAATGGAAACTTCGTGCAGACcgagatgagagaaaaaaacagaaatacaagaaacaagaagaagagagtAATG ACTCGGACTGGGactgtggagaggaggacttCCAGGATGGAGAGGACATGCTGCGCAACACTCTGCTcatcactggacccactggAGTTGGAAAAACGGCTGCAGTCTACGCTTGTGCCCAAGAACTGGGCTTCACG GTGTTTGAAGTGAATGCTTCATCCCAGCGAAGTGGACGACTTATTCTGTCCCAACTGAAGGAAGCCACTCAGTCACACCAGGTGGACAGTCAGGGGGTCAACACCCACAAACCCTCCTACTTCAACAGTTATggaacaaacagcagcagtgcTGGTTCTCTAAGGCCCACATCTTCTCCCA GAAAGGTCAAGTCTCCGCGAAGAGTGGTTTCCTTCCCCCGGAAACATCCCCAGTCCCCAAGAGGGACTAAAAGAGGAGGCCTCACACCCACGTCTTTAGCTAACTTCTTCAAAATAAGTCAGCCCAGCAATAAGGACACAGTGAGCACTAAGAAGAATGAACAAACAG CTGCTTCCAAGAATGCCAGGAAAGCAGGTGAGGTTGGCAGTAAGAATAAACAGCCTGCAGTGAAAGCACCAGCTGCTACTGGGCCCAGAGGCAATGAAGAGCAGAACAAGAAGACGGCCACCTCACTCATCCTGTTTGAAGAAGTGGATGTCATTTTTGATGATGACTCTGGGTTTCTTGCCGCCATCAAGACATTTATGACTACGACCAAGAGGCCAGTTATCCTCACTACCAGCG ATCCTGCCTTCAGCACCATGTTTGATGGGAACTTTGAAGAGATCCATTTCAAAGCCCCTGCAGTG GCTGATGCAGGCTGCTTCCTGCGACTCTTGTGTCTGGCTGAGGACCTGAGGACCGACCAACAGGACATCAACTCCCTGCTGAGACTCACCCGTTGTGACATGAGGCAGAGTTTACTGCAGCTGCAGTTCTGGGCTTGCAGTGGAGGAGGACGCGACACAACCAAAAACA CAGAGTCCGAAGAGGTCGCCAGCAGCTCAGATGCGACACCAGCTCTCCCTCCCTGTGACACCAGATGCACTGAGAGCATGCTGGGGCTGCTGAACATTGAGCCTGACAGAGACGTCTGGGAGCTGCTCAAG AGTCGTCGTCCAGTGGAGGACCATTTGTGCTGGGAGCTGCTAGCAAACAGCAGGTGGCGAGGAATGGACCTGCTGTACTCCAACTTGGAGATGCTTTTATCTCTGCCGCTCTCCCAGCTGACTTCCTCCACCCACAGACTGCTGCAGGGTGTTTCTGTATCACAAGATCAACTTCCTGTTCATCCAAAGGAGATGCCATCCCACACCTCGTCACTGCGGGCAGAGACAGACTGCTCAGATGATGGCAGTCCAGTTAAAATGTCCAGCAGAATGAGGAAGACCAAGGGGCAGCATTCTGCGTCTGACCAGTATGCACTGCAGTCCGACTCCGACTCAGAGGACAGTTTTCTGTCGCTCTGCAAGCCTCGGGGTGTTCCTCAGACAAAGGAGGAAGCAAAAGAGAGTTTACCTCCTAAGACAGTGAAGAGGAGGCCACTGACTCCTGAAGAGCATCAGAAAAGACTACCCATCTCTCAGTGTTTAGAGTCAATAGCTGAATTCTTAGATGACATGTCCTATGTGGACTCTTCCTTGCTAGCTTGTGGTCAGAAAGGAATATCGCTGGTCGTGAAAGACGGGATGACGGATGAGACGTGCgttgagattgacagacagagcTTTATGAGAGAAGAACACACCTTGGAGATGCAGGCCGCCGTGGAGGCTCTTAGCTTCTGTAAGTgtcgtgtgtctgtggtgaacGCCTGGGACAAATCCCAACAACTGGACGTAGAGCTGGGGAAGGAGGCTGCAGCAGAACTCACGCTCCCTGTGGCCGCTCATCGGGTCGGATGCAGCTTCACTCAGGACGGAACCTGTCACCCGCA GCTTGTTGAGCAGAGGAGAGAAGTGATGGAGCGTCTGATGCTCAGAGGAGTGTTTGGTACTCTGGGTAACAAACCCGCTGCTGCAGTGGACTACATGCCGGCCCTACGCACCATCTGCAGATCAGAGCAACTGAAGGAGCAGGGCAAATTGAAACGAAG GTTTCTCCACTACCTCGATGCTATCCACCTGGGTCTTGAAAAAAGCACCCTGCAGCATCTTGCTGAAGATTTCCCCTGA
- the atad5a gene encoding ATPase family AAA domain-containing protein 5 isoform X2 produces the protein MMAGVVAMASVIEDFDTQPCKKSRKDGGSPVVKTITNYFSPLPKPPEKPVSPTRSNNIMDYFIRKAPSFKGNTSSPEQLKDQYQGFQLDNKGIIPDGSAKQYSQKRRRKTSKTAQKVVEAETVTATDEDSCFIVEGTSDDRDSAAEAVGSCSTLGSDTAALLVQLCPEACVTEGIVVSNASNTVSKKDEYNENGENDVKLKPGLIGIELSPILPSKGKQKQGRTVVKNSRKKQQLKTKLSGPDEDETAKALCDVSMEVNVDETSRLNNSTVTISFEDFVRSQSQDMDEENGEDESKITSDVEEVDSDQSTTPKAKQHIGSEEAPLQVSPRTVTIQAEVHTAAPKKDVKVVENVASIFNRRKTVGSPAEVESSVETGQQQPPSSFTAKRKSNVVLQEEDLELAVLDSESTVKCSGAEKKQFMAAFKQASLSGSKTKISKSQGNQKEPEGKDLDDDKIPVENALIPSSTEQTSDASTDHQIAKKKPIRKSRKATKAQKEEVLTPPAAALVEEKVLMIVVVDDEKEEPPITSTPSIPTLRSTRGAAVKPAAEATPAASVRKTRKHRESKDAAIASKNDSPAEMSSTKLRRSKHGVFIAEMVNPPDMKESPIRIKFTRVHKNFRVSNDESESVTNSLTTAVTNNSKKRKQAKKLVEKARMIQKSKKAAVEVKGSLRCSSRAKASARKSYCEDEDSIVCLEDIQPATGAASAKGKSQKSLRSLNDVLGKSSPVGKDARPVSGSKVTLQDKAAWKASKVISVFDDSSREGSENSQDNEQFRARREFLKSGLPESFRKQITKTAATKEAYSLSCSSFQPVVHVKQPPKDCPLWSLLWPKSSLLSHLKEFRCRTFDSPFLCGSFHMKTELTPRTIHKQDCSWRPEISESVRQRLTDEVSTSNPAFPAQMFATRLLNRQADHQHQCTATEPEALTSLAAEPMGGKRKRMSDEGEMSVKLAKKQRAVSSEENIRTVEPEPTRRGGRTRRGRISCLEEEGGNKTKSSVKAAPIPPEDDCVVLLKEDAGRNVCSTDMVKGDMLWTDKYQPQHSSDIIGNAASVRKLHSWLKEWKLRADRDERKKQKYKKQEEESNDSDWDCGEEDFQDGEDMLRNTLLITGPTGVGKTAAVYACAQELGFTVFEVNASSQRSGRLILSQLKEATQSHQVDSQGVNTHKPSYFNSYGTNSSSAGSLRPTSSPRKVKSPRRVVSFPRKHPQSPRGTKRGGLTPTSLANFFKISQPSNKDTVSTKKNEQTAASKNARKAGEVGSKNKQPAVKAPAATGPRGNEEQNKKTATSLILFEEVDVIFDDDSGFLAAIKTFMTTTKRPVILTTSDPAFSTMFDGNFEEIHFKAPAVADAGCFLRLLCLAEDLRTDQQDINSLLRLTRCDMRQSLLQLQFWACSGGGRDTTKNKSEEVASSSDATPALPPCDTRCTESMLGLLNIEPDRDVWELLKSRRPVEDHLCWELLANSRWRGMDLLYSNLEMLLSLPLSQLTSSTHRLLQGVSVSQDQLPVHPKEMPSHTSSLRAETDCSDDGSPVKMSSRMRKTKGQHSASDQYALQSDSDSEDSFLSLCKPRGVPQTKEEAKESLPPKTVKRRPLTPEEHQKRLPISQCLESIAEFLDDMSYVDSSLLACGQKGISLVVKDGMTDETCVEIDRQSFMREEHTLEMQAAVEALSFCKCRVSVVNAWDKSQQLDVELGKEAAAELTLPVAAHRVGCSFTQDGTCHPQLVEQRREVMERLMLRGVFGTLGNKPAAAVDYMPALRTICRSEQLKEQGKLKRRFLHYLDAIHLGLEKSTLQHLAEDFP, from the exons ATGATGGCTGGTGTTGTTGCTATGGCATCGGTCATTGAGGACTTTGACACTCAG CCTTGCAAGAAATCTCGCAAAGATGGTGGCAGTCCTGTTGTCAAGACAATCACAAACTATTTCTCCCCTTTGCCCAAACCTCCGGAGAAACCTGTTTCTCCAACTCGTTCCAACAATATAATGGATTACTTTATCCGCAAGGCTCCATCCTTTAAAGGAAATACAAGTTCACCAGAACAGTTGAAAGATCAATATCAGGGATTTCAACTTGACAACAAAGGCATCATCCCAGATGGATCAGCAAAACAGTACTCTCAGAAACGGAGGAGAAAAACCAGCAAAACTGCCCAGAAAGTCGTGGAAGCTGAAACTGTTACAGCCACAGATGAAGATAGCTGCTTCATTGTAGAAGGAACTAGTGATGACAGAGACTCAGCAGCAGAAGCTGTAGGGAGCTGCAGTACTCTTGGCAGCGATACGGCAGCTCTGCTAGTCCAGCTTTGTCCCGAGGCTTGTGTCACTGAGGGGATAGTAGTTAGTAATGCCTCTAATACTGTCAGTAAAAAAGATGAGTATAACGAAAATGGTGAGAATGATGTCAAACTTAAACCGGGGCTGATCGGTATAGAATTATCTCCAATTTTACCTTCaaaaggcaaacaaaaacagggcaGAACTGTTGTAAAAAACTCCAGAAAAAAGCAGCAGCTAAAGACAAAATTGTCAGGACCAGATGAGGATGAAACTGCAAAGGCCTTGTGTGATGTTAGTATGGAGGTCAATGTGGATGAGACATCTCGGTTAAACAACAGTACAGTAACAATCTCATTTGAAGACTTTGTGCGGAGCCAAAGTCAGGACATGGATGAAGAAAACGGAGAAGATGAGAGTAAAATTACATCAGATGTAGAAGAAGTGGACTCTGACCAGTCGACCACACCTAAAGCTAAACAACACATAGGTTCTGAGGAGGCACCTCTACAAGTCTCACCCCGAACTGTTACCATCCAGGCTGAAGTGCATACAGCAGCCCCCAAAAAGGATGTAAAAGTAGTTGAAAATGTAGCTTCTATATTCAACAGGAGAAAAACGGTGGGGAGTCCTGCAGAGGTAGAATCATCTGTGGAGACTGGACAACAACAACCTCCTTCTTCTTTTACTGCCAAACGGAAATCTAATGTGGTTCTGCAGGAGGAAGATTTGGAGCTGGCTGTGCTTGACAGCGAATCCACGGTGAAGTGCAGTGGGGCAGAGAAGAAGCAGTTCATGGCTGCCTTTAAGCAGGCCAGTCTGAGTGGTTCAAAAACCAAGATCAGTAAGAGCCAAGGCAATCAGAAGGAACCTGAAGGGAAGGATTTGGATGATGACAAAATTCCTGTAGAGAATGCTTTAATTCCATCTTCCACTGAACAAACCTCTGACGCCTCAACAGATCATCAAATAGCTAAAAAGAAACCAATAAGAAAAAGTAGAAAGGCAACTAAAGCACAAAAAGAGGAAGTCCTTACCccgcctgctgctgctcttgTGGAAGAGAAAGTTTTGATGATTGTTGTGGTGGATGATGAAAAGGAGGAGCCTCCCATCACTTCAACTCCCTCAATTCCAACTTTGAGGTCCACAAGAGGGGCTGCAGTCAAGCCAGCAGCAGAGGCCACACCAGCAGCTTCCGTTAGAAAAACCAGGAAACACAGAGAGTCGAAGGATGCGGCCATCGCTTCAAAGAACGACAGCCCAGCAGAGATGTCCTCCACAAAGCTTCGCAGGTCCAAACATGGAGTCTTCATAGCGGAGATGGTGAACCCACCTGACATGAAAGAAAGTCCAATCAG GATTAAATTTACTAGAGTCCATAAAAATTTTCGTGTCAGCAATGATGAAAGTGAAAGTGTCACAAACTCTTTGACTACTGCG GTGACAAATAACtccaaaaaaaggaaacaggcAAAGAAATTAGTCGAGAAAGCGAGAATGATTCAGAAGAGTAAAAAAGCTGCTGTGGAGGTGAAGGGCAGCTTAAGATGCTCCTCGCGAGCCAAGGCCTCTGCCAGGAAGAGCTACTGTGAGGATGAG GATTCGATAGTCTGCCTTGAGGACATCCAGCCTGCAACTGGCGCAGCTTCAGCCAAGGGTAAATCCCAGAAGTCTTTGCGCAGTCTAAATGATGTTCTGGGAAAATCCTCGCCTGTTGGTAAAGACGCCAGACCTGTCTCAG GCTCCAAAGTGACTTTGCAAGACAAAGCTGCATGGAAGGCATCAAAGGTGATCTCTGTCTTTGATGACAGCAGCCGCGAGGGCTCTGAAAACTCTCAGGACAATGAGCAGTTCAGGGCGCGCAGAGAGTTCCTGAAGAGCGGTTTGCCCGAGTCCTTCAGGAAACAGATCACAAAAACTGCTGCCACCAAAGAAGCATACTCCCTCTCCTGTTCCTCCTTCCAACCAGTTGTACACGTGAAGCAACCACCAAAAG ATTGCCCTCTTTGGAGTTTATTGTGGCCCAAGTCTTCACTGCTGAGTCACCTGAAAGAGTTTCGGTGCCGAACATTTGACTCGCCCTTTTTATGTGGCTCCTTTCACATGAAGACAGAATTGACCCCAAGAACTATTCATAAACAG GATTGCAGCTGGAGACCTGAAATATCTGAAAGTGTCCGTCAGCGCTTGACGGATGAGGTCAGCACCTCCAACCCAGCGTTTCCTGCTCAGATGTTTGCCACTCGCTTGCTAAATAGACAAGCTGATCACCAACATCAGTGCACAGCCACAG AACCTGAGGCTCTCACCTCCCTGGCAGCCGAGCCAAtgggagggaagaggaagaggatgtctGATGAAGGTGAAATGTCAGTGAAGTTGGCCAAGAAGCAACGAGCCGTCTCGTCAGAGGAAAACATTAGAACGGTTGAACCCGAGCCAACAAGAAGAGGAGGCCGGACGAGACGAGGGCGGATATCCTGtttggaggaagaggggggTAACAAAACCAAATCTTCAGTCAAAGCTGCTCCCATCCCACCTGAAGATGACTGTGTCGTCCTTTTGAAAGAGGATGCTGGAAGAAATG TTTGTTCTACAGATATGGTGAAGGGGGATATGTTATGGACAGACAAATATCAACCTCAGCACTCCAGTGACATAATTGGCAATGCTGCCTCAGTGAGGAAGTTGCACAG CTGGTTGAAGGAATGGAAACTTCGTGCAGACcgagatgagagaaaaaaacagaaatacaagaaacaagaagaagagagtAATG ACTCGGACTGGGactgtggagaggaggacttCCAGGATGGAGAGGACATGCTGCGCAACACTCTGCTcatcactggacccactggAGTTGGAAAAACGGCTGCAGTCTACGCTTGTGCCCAAGAACTGGGCTTCACG GTGTTTGAAGTGAATGCTTCATCCCAGCGAAGTGGACGACTTATTCTGTCCCAACTGAAGGAAGCCACTCAGTCACACCAGGTGGACAGTCAGGGGGTCAACACCCACAAACCCTCCTACTTCAACAGTTATggaacaaacagcagcagtgcTGGTTCTCTAAGGCCCACATCTTCTCCCA GAAAGGTCAAGTCTCCGCGAAGAGTGGTTTCCTTCCCCCGGAAACATCCCCAGTCCCCAAGAGGGACTAAAAGAGGAGGCCTCACACCCACGTCTTTAGCTAACTTCTTCAAAATAAGTCAGCCCAGCAATAAGGACACAGTGAGCACTAAGAAGAATGAACAAACAG CTGCTTCCAAGAATGCCAGGAAAGCAGGTGAGGTTGGCAGTAAGAATAAACAGCCTGCAGTGAAAGCACCAGCTGCTACTGGGCCCAGAGGCAATGAAGAGCAGAACAAGAAGACGGCCACCTCACTCATCCTGTTTGAAGAAGTGGATGTCATTTTTGATGATGACTCTGGGTTTCTTGCCGCCATCAAGACATTTATGACTACGACCAAGAGGCCAGTTATCCTCACTACCAGCG ATCCTGCCTTCAGCACCATGTTTGATGGGAACTTTGAAGAGATCCATTTCAAAGCCCCTGCAGTG GCTGATGCAGGCTGCTTCCTGCGACTCTTGTGTCTGGCTGAGGACCTGAGGACCGACCAACAGGACATCAACTCCCTGCTGAGACTCACCCGTTGTGACATGAGGCAGAGTTTACTGCAGCTGCAGTTCTGGGCTTGCAGTGGAGGAGGACGCGACACAACCAAAAACA AGTCCGAAGAGGTCGCCAGCAGCTCAGATGCGACACCAGCTCTCCCTCCCTGTGACACCAGATGCACTGAGAGCATGCTGGGGCTGCTGAACATTGAGCCTGACAGAGACGTCTGGGAGCTGCTCAAG AGTCGTCGTCCAGTGGAGGACCATTTGTGCTGGGAGCTGCTAGCAAACAGCAGGTGGCGAGGAATGGACCTGCTGTACTCCAACTTGGAGATGCTTTTATCTCTGCCGCTCTCCCAGCTGACTTCCTCCACCCACAGACTGCTGCAGGGTGTTTCTGTATCACAAGATCAACTTCCTGTTCATCCAAAGGAGATGCCATCCCACACCTCGTCACTGCGGGCAGAGACAGACTGCTCAGATGATGGCAGTCCAGTTAAAATGTCCAGCAGAATGAGGAAGACCAAGGGGCAGCATTCTGCGTCTGACCAGTATGCACTGCAGTCCGACTCCGACTCAGAGGACAGTTTTCTGTCGCTCTGCAAGCCTCGGGGTGTTCCTCAGACAAAGGAGGAAGCAAAAGAGAGTTTACCTCCTAAGACAGTGAAGAGGAGGCCACTGACTCCTGAAGAGCATCAGAAAAGACTACCCATCTCTCAGTGTTTAGAGTCAATAGCTGAATTCTTAGATGACATGTCCTATGTGGACTCTTCCTTGCTAGCTTGTGGTCAGAAAGGAATATCGCTGGTCGTGAAAGACGGGATGACGGATGAGACGTGCgttgagattgacagacagagcTTTATGAGAGAAGAACACACCTTGGAGATGCAGGCCGCCGTGGAGGCTCTTAGCTTCTGTAAGTgtcgtgtgtctgtggtgaacGCCTGGGACAAATCCCAACAACTGGACGTAGAGCTGGGGAAGGAGGCTGCAGCAGAACTCACGCTCCCTGTGGCCGCTCATCGGGTCGGATGCAGCTTCACTCAGGACGGAACCTGTCACCCGCA GCTTGTTGAGCAGAGGAGAGAAGTGATGGAGCGTCTGATGCTCAGAGGAGTGTTTGGTACTCTGGGTAACAAACCCGCTGCTGCAGTGGACTACATGCCGGCCCTACGCACCATCTGCAGATCAGAGCAACTGAAGGAGCAGGGCAAATTGAAACGAAG GTTTCTCCACTACCTCGATGCTATCCACCTGGGTCTTGAAAAAAGCACCCTGCAGCATCTTGCTGAAGATTTCCCCTGA